The proteins below are encoded in one region of Fimbriimonadaceae bacterium:
- a CDS encoding dihydroorotase has product MPGRFDVLLFGGAIASPTGVRAADIGIRDGRIASVGDLRQAEAADRVDVTGLHILPGVIDSQVHFREPGLTHKEDLESGTRAAVAGGVTTIFDEPNTDPTTTTAAALSEKLARASGRAWCHYAFWVGASMDNLDDLAALEQLPGTPGIGEVFMGSSTGPLLVADDASLRRVLQNGSRPVAVHSEDEERLLRIKAERTPTHAREHPLMRDVESSRLATERILRLSRETGRPIHVLHVSTEEELPLLAEAKRDGLGTTCEVTPQHLSFNAEDYERLGSRIQMNTPIREERHRRALWRAVQEGLFDVFGSDHAPHTLEEKARPYPASPSGMPGVQTMLPVLLDSVHHGGLTLERLVAMTSFNPARLFGVPTKGQIAPGFDADLVAVDLKADFGVEARWLQSKCGWSPFEGRRLTGLPVHTLVGGGFALREGELGEPGLGRMVEFGWKGR; this is encoded by the coding sequence GTGCCTGGCCGGTTCGACGTCCTACTTTTTGGGGGGGCCATTGCCTCCCCCACCGGTGTCCGGGCGGCCGACATTGGGATCCGTGACGGGCGGATCGCGTCGGTCGGGGACTTGCGCCAAGCGGAGGCGGCTGACCGCGTCGATGTCACCGGGCTCCACATTCTGCCGGGCGTCATAGACAGCCAGGTCCACTTTCGCGAGCCAGGGTTGACCCACAAGGAGGACTTGGAATCGGGCACTCGCGCCGCGGTCGCGGGCGGGGTCACGACGATCTTTGACGAGCCGAACACAGACCCGACGACGACGACGGCCGCCGCGCTCTCAGAAAAGCTCGCTCGCGCCTCCGGCCGTGCCTGGTGCCACTACGCTTTCTGGGTCGGGGCCTCGATGGACAACCTGGACGACCTGGCCGCGTTAGAGCAGTTGCCCGGCACGCCGGGCATCGGCGAGGTCTTTATGGGGAGTTCTACCGGCCCTTTGCTCGTGGCGGACGATGCCTCGCTTCGCCGGGTCCTGCAGAATGGGTCGCGGCCGGTCGCGGTCCATTCGGAGGACGAGGAACGGCTCCTGCGCATCAAGGCTGAGCGCACGCCGACCCACGCCCGCGAGCATCCACTCATGCGCGACGTCGAGTCGTCACGGCTCGCCACCGAGCGCATCCTTCGCCTCAGCCGCGAAACGGGACGGCCGATCCACGTGCTGCACGTCTCGACAGAGGAGGAACTCCCCCTCTTGGCCGAGGCAAAGCGTGACGGGCTGGGGACGACGTGCGAAGTGACGCCTCAACACCTCAGCTTCAACGCCGAGGACTATGAGCGGCTCGGCTCGCGCATCCAAATGAACACGCCGATCCGCGAGGAGCGGCACCGCCGGGCTCTCTGGAGGGCCGTCCAAGAGGGGCTCTTCGACGTCTTCGGGAGCGACCACGCCCCTCATACGCTCGAGGAGAAGGCGCGCCCTTACCCCGCTTCACCAAGCGGAATGCCCGGCGTGCAGACGATGCTGCCCGTGTTGCTCGATTCGGTCCACCATGGCGGGCTCACTCTGGAGCGGCTCGTCGCGATGACGAGTTTCAACCCCGCGCGGCTCTTCGGAGTCCCGACCAAGGGCCAGATCGCCCCCGGGTTCGACGCAGACCTCGTCGCGGTCGACCTCAAGGCCGACTTCGGAGTGGAGGCGCGTTGGCTGCAATCGAAGTGCGGCTGGTCCCCCTTCGAGGGACGGCGACTCACGGGGCTCCCCGTCCACACGCTCGTCGGGGGAGGCTTTGCCCTGCGCGAGGGGGAGCTCGGGGAGCCCGGCCTCGGCCGCATGGTCGAGTTCGGGTGGAAGGGCCGCTAG
- a CDS encoding PEP-CTERM sorting domain-containing protein (PEP-CTERM proteins occur, often in large numbers, in the proteomes of bacteria that also encode an exosortase, a predicted intramembrane cysteine proteinase. The presence of a PEP-CTERM domain at a protein's C-terminus predicts cleavage within the sorting domain, followed by covalent anchoring to some some component of the (usually Gram-negative) cell surface. Many PEP-CTERM proteins exhibit an unusual sequence composition that includes large numbers of potential glycosylation sites. Expression of one such protein has been shown restore the ability of a bacterium to form floc, a type of biofilm.) encodes MLNKTTLAALAVIGGNTLAFAHGETMHLFLDNGVPAMGLRDETSQVTKQRAFQGTFTWNAALNAYSTSSPGWTWSDEWEPSDELGFNVLTSVQRWDGAQFVNAGQQFRISLEGKSIDTTGGYNAGFFTVIGADDHKHFRYTLLGVAQGDLDTAVYRINLEGIRHEHHDHDIRYPGFGLVLNRGASQESFNAAYDYALRNPVPEPVTLASLVTTIAAMLRRRR; translated from the coding sequence ATGCTCAATAAGACAACACTTGCCGCCCTCGCCGTTATCGGCGGGAACACCCTCGCCTTTGCGCACGGGGAGACGATGCACCTCTTCCTGGACAATGGCGTCCCCGCCATGGGCCTCCGCGACGAGACTTCCCAGGTCACGAAGCAGCGCGCCTTTCAAGGCACGTTCACCTGGAACGCCGCGCTCAACGCGTACTCGACTTCCTCTCCCGGCTGGACTTGGAGCGATGAGTGGGAACCGAGCGACGAGCTCGGCTTCAACGTCCTCACTTCTGTCCAGAGATGGGACGGCGCCCAGTTCGTCAATGCGGGCCAGCAGTTCCGGATCTCTCTCGAAGGGAAATCTATCGACACCACGGGAGGCTACAACGCCGGCTTCTTCACCGTGATCGGCGCCGACGACCATAAGCACTTCCGCTACACGCTGCTCGGCGTCGCCCAAGGCGATCTGGACACCGCCGTTTACCGCATCAATCTGGAAGGCATACGCCACGAGCACCACGACCACGACATCCGGTATCCGGGGTTTGGATTGGTGCTCAATCGCGGGGCGAGCCAGGAGAGCTTCAACGCGGCTTACGACTACGCGCTCAGGAACCCGGTCCCCGAGCCGGTCACCCTCGCATCGCTGGTGACGACGATCGCCGCGATGCTGCGCCGCCGCCGTTAG
- a CDS encoding type IV pilus twitching motility protein PilT, whose protein sequence is MLPVEGLLERCVRMQGSDLHVKSDTGKIYVRVHGDLHPLDDVPHFTDDEFRAAMRRLLRPEQIERFDRDLELDFALEVKGLSRFRGNMYVQREHAQAAFRVIPYEISSMEDLQLPQVCYDFIERPRGLVLVTGPAGSGKSTTLAAMIDRINKSQKVHIVTVEDPVEFVHDDHRALLNQRELDVDTLSFANALKYVLRQDPDVILVGEMRDLETIHLAITAAETGHLVFATLHTVDAVQTVDRVVDVFPMHSQQQVRMQLSVNLLGVVSQTLVRRKDGRGRVAAFEVLNAVSAVRNQIRENKTYQLSSIIQTGSKLGMQTLDQSLATLVEKGLVSVEDARSKAKDPGEFGRLVALSDAGGKHPGAAANAPGPVGQQPMSAPSAARNLPPRPGN, encoded by the coding sequence ATGCTTCCGGTCGAAGGGCTGCTCGAGCGTTGCGTGCGCATGCAGGGATCGGACCTGCACGTCAAGTCCGACACGGGAAAGATCTACGTCCGGGTCCACGGCGACCTCCACCCCTTAGACGACGTGCCGCACTTCACGGACGACGAGTTCCGCGCCGCCATGCGCCGCCTGCTCCGTCCCGAGCAGATCGAGCGGTTCGACCGCGACTTGGAACTCGACTTCGCGCTTGAGGTGAAAGGGCTTTCCCGCTTCCGCGGCAACATGTACGTGCAGCGTGAGCACGCCCAGGCCGCGTTCCGCGTGATCCCTTATGAAATCTCCTCGATGGAGGACCTGCAGCTCCCGCAGGTCTGCTACGACTTTATCGAACGGCCGCGCGGGCTCGTGCTCGTCACAGGGCCGGCGGGCAGCGGCAAGTCAACGACACTGGCCGCGATGATCGACCGCATCAACAAGAGCCAGAAGGTCCACATTGTCACGGTCGAGGACCCCGTCGAATTCGTCCATGACGACCACCGCGCCCTCCTGAACCAGCGCGAGCTGGACGTAGACACCCTCAGCTTCGCCAACGCGCTCAAGTACGTCCTGCGTCAGGACCCGGACGTGATCCTGGTCGGCGAAATGCGCGACCTGGAGACGATCCACCTTGCCATCACCGCGGCGGAGACCGGGCACCTGGTCTTCGCGACCCTGCACACTGTGGACGCGGTGCAGACCGTCGACCGCGTGGTCGACGTCTTTCCGATGCACTCGCAGCAGCAGGTGCGCATGCAGCTTTCCGTGAACCTCCTCGGAGTCGTCAGCCAGACTTTGGTGCGGCGCAAGGATGGGCGGGGGCGGGTCGCCGCTTTCGAAGTCCTGAACGCGGTCAGCGCCGTCCGCAACCAGATCCGCGAGAACAAGACGTACCAACTTTCTTCGATCATCCAGACGGGCTCGAAGCTTGGGATGCAGACGCTCGACCAATCACTGGCGACGCTGGTCGAGAAGGGTTTGGTCTCTGTCGAAGACGCCCGGTCAAAGGCGAAAGACCCGGGCGAGTTCGGCCGGTTGGTCGCGCTCTCCGATGCGGGGGGCAAGCACCCGGGGGCGGCCGCTAACGCGCCAGGCCCGGTCGGCCAGCAGCCCATGTCAGCCCCGTCGGCAGCCCGCAACTTGCCGCCTCGACCGGGCAACTGA
- a CDS encoding SLBB domain-containing protein produces MLRAAFVVFLLLGAFVSFAQTRAIKPGDKLKITCAEEPGVDKLAEVSRDGVVLVNFLGAVVVNGLTEQEAADRIRDQLVKDRIVRKATVAVQVVSSVALVRTDPIQFVGAVADAPASLPYTVGQTLGLALAKIELEKGADLARVQVKKLDGTIINLDANRADGRAVALDPGDIVTIPRGETPVDQTPTHSVPDPKANPLPGEVPTKPIEQAQPDPSPAEQPEPEAEAEEGAAVSPQSLIFVTGGVRAPGPIIFRPGLTLREAIEEAGGLAVTGELPMVTIERDGRVAETIDMSLPNTDAPLTPDDRIVVPMREPRAYVEVKGAVRKPGYLVLQPGMMLSQAIRAAGGLSTKARPDRVQIISATEGEKPRTVNFAEIQQGYMGDIPLKPGEQVVVAGPPTRNGTPLAIIAGAGVLWYVIGR; encoded by the coding sequence ATGCTCCGCGCGGCCTTCGTCGTGTTCCTTTTGCTGGGCGCCTTCGTTTCGTTCGCCCAGACCCGGGCGATCAAGCCAGGTGACAAACTGAAGATCACCTGTGCCGAAGAACCAGGCGTCGACAAGCTCGCCGAGGTCTCGCGGGACGGGGTCGTGCTCGTCAACTTCTTGGGCGCGGTGGTCGTCAACGGCCTCACAGAGCAAGAAGCGGCCGACCGGATTCGCGACCAGCTTGTGAAGGACCGCATCGTCCGCAAGGCGACGGTGGCCGTCCAGGTCGTTTCCTCGGTGGCGCTCGTCCGAACGGATCCTATCCAGTTCGTTGGGGCCGTGGCCGATGCGCCCGCGAGCTTGCCGTATACGGTCGGACAAACCCTTGGCCTCGCGCTGGCCAAGATCGAGCTTGAGAAAGGCGCGGATCTTGCCCGCGTGCAGGTAAAGAAGCTGGACGGCACCATCATCAACCTGGACGCGAACCGGGCGGACGGTCGGGCGGTGGCCCTGGATCCGGGCGACATCGTGACCATCCCGCGCGGGGAAACCCCGGTTGACCAGACGCCCACCCATTCCGTGCCCGATCCGAAGGCCAATCCGTTGCCTGGCGAGGTGCCGACGAAGCCGATCGAACAAGCACAGCCCGATCCCAGTCCGGCCGAGCAGCCGGAGCCAGAAGCCGAGGCCGAAGAAGGGGCTGCGGTCTCGCCGCAAAGCCTCATCTTCGTCACCGGCGGAGTCCGCGCGCCCGGCCCCATCATCTTTCGACCAGGCCTCACCTTGCGCGAGGCGATCGAAGAGGCCGGCGGATTGGCCGTCACTGGTGAACTGCCGATGGTGACGATCGAGCGGGACGGTCGCGTCGCCGAAACCATTGATATGAGCCTTCCCAACACCGACGCCCCGCTCACGCCCGACGACCGGATCGTGGTGCCGATGCGCGAGCCCCGGGCCTATGTCGAAGTGAAGGGAGCGGTCCGCAAGCCTGGCTACCTCGTGCTCCAGCCCGGCATGATGCTGAGCCAGGCCATCCGCGCGGCGGGCGGGCTTTCCACCAAGGCGCGGCCCGACCGGGTCCAGATCATCTCCGCCACAGAAGGGGAGAAGCCGCGCACCGTGAACTTTGCGGAGATACAGCAAGGCTACATGGGCGACATTCCGCTCAAGCCCGGCGAGCAGGTCGTCGTGGCCGGGCCGCCGACCCGCAACGGGACGCCGCTCGCCATCATCGCCGGTGCGGGCGTGCTCTGGTACGTCATCGGTCGCTGA
- a CDS encoding transcription elongation factor GreA: MEDLELEQSAPIVLTPEGHARLQAELTRLTGVKRAEIAERLRESMDHGEFSEDNSELDEVKLEQAIVENRISELRSIFSNAEILETSQIPTDVVGVGSQVEVEDAERGISFKVRLVSTVEANPDEDLISEESPMGQALFGCAVGELAEFEAPQGKIAYKILSISR, encoded by the coding sequence ATGGAAGACCTCGAGCTTGAACAGTCAGCGCCAATCGTGCTTACCCCGGAGGGCCATGCCCGCCTCCAGGCTGAATTGACGCGCCTCACCGGCGTCAAGCGGGCAGAGATTGCCGAACGCTTGCGCGAAAGCATGGACCACGGCGAGTTCAGCGAGGACAACTCGGAGCTTGACGAGGTGAAGCTGGAGCAGGCCATCGTGGAGAACCGGATCAGCGAGCTCCGCTCGATCTTTTCGAACGCCGAGATTTTGGAGACCAGCCAGATCCCGACCGACGTGGTCGGTGTCGGTTCGCAGGTCGAGGTCGAGGACGCCGAACGGGGCATCTCGTTCAAAGTCCGCCTCGTCTCGACGGTGGAGGCGAACCCGGACGAAGATTTGATCAGCGAAGAGTCTCCGATGGGCCAGGCGCTTTTTGGCTGCGCTGTCGGCGAATTGGCCGAGTTCGAGGCTCCCCAGGGCAAGATCGCCTACAAGATCCTCTCGATCAGCCGCTGA
- a CDS encoding prepilin-type N-terminal cleavage/methylation domain-containing protein — translation MKTQTSELPNCRERTAFTLIELLVVIAIIAVLAAILFPVFGQAKTAAKATSCLSNMRQIGIAVQLYFGDFDDTFPLDSHYGKKWAWPTTLQPYTRAVLLARCPGDPSVNFEKPLGNGTLTRATSYAVNFWMSPQDPRDPSPLRGYNTETSIKSPSTTIYMAELVDNSVNEHFHPALWYPDNVEGVYINPLKELATKRHNDRANYLFVDGHAKSYVFSSTFSGDGGTDLYDPTR, via the coding sequence ATGAAAACCCAGACTTCCGAACTTCCAAATTGCCGAGAGCGCACGGCTTTCACCCTGATCGAGCTCCTCGTCGTGATCGCGATCATCGCGGTGCTCGCGGCGATTCTCTTTCCCGTCTTCGGCCAGGCTAAGACCGCGGCCAAGGCGACCTCTTGCCTCTCAAACATGCGACAAATTGGGATTGCCGTACAGCTGTACTTTGGAGATTTCGATGACACCTTCCCGCTCGACTCGCATTATGGGAAGAAGTGGGCTTGGCCCACAACCTTGCAGCCCTATACAAGAGCAGTCCTGCTCGCACGCTGCCCGGGAGACCCGAGCGTGAACTTTGAAAAACCTCTTGGAAACGGGACGTTGACGCGAGCCACGAGTTATGCGGTCAACTTCTGGATGAGTCCACAGGACCCTAGAGACCCCTCGCCGCTGCGCGGCTACAACACCGAGACATCGATCAAGTCGCCTTCGACGACCATCTATATGGCCGAATTAGTCGATAACAGCGTTAACGAACACTTTCATCCCGCCCTCTGGTACCCCGACAACGTGGAAGGCGTGTATATCAACCCGCTGAAAGAACTGGCGACAAAAAGGCACAACGACCGCGCGAACTATCTCTTCGTCGACGGACATGCGAAGTCCTATGTCTTCTCCTCGACGTTTTCGGGTGACGGGGGCACCGACCTTTACGACCCTACGCGTTGA
- a CDS encoding glycosyltransferase family 2 protein produces MAQDRPDVTVIIPALNEERTIEEVVRRVLDVPMTKQVIVVNDGSDDRTLEILREFGQEIVVLSNKRRGGKGAAIRQALGFSTGVVVVIQDADLEYFPEEIPSLVAPILRGEVGVVYGTRFAKGMPSGMALPNRIVNKLLVWAVRILFGREMTDEATCYKAVRTDLLKSLELECQRFEFCPEVTAKVIRLREQILEVPVKYVPRSVEAGKKIRWTDAPEAFYTLWRYRNWKGPED; encoded by the coding sequence ATGGCGCAAGACCGCCCGGATGTGACCGTCATCATCCCCGCCCTCAACGAGGAGCGGACGATCGAGGAGGTGGTCCGGCGCGTGCTCGACGTGCCGATGACGAAGCAGGTCATCGTTGTGAACGACGGCAGCGACGACCGTACCCTGGAAATACTGCGGGAGTTCGGCCAGGAGATCGTGGTGCTCTCGAACAAGCGGCGGGGAGGTAAGGGCGCGGCGATCCGCCAAGCTTTGGGCTTTTCGACCGGCGTCGTCGTCGTGATCCAGGACGCAGATTTGGAGTACTTCCCGGAAGAGATCCCATCGCTAGTCGCGCCAATCTTGCGAGGCGAGGTCGGCGTCGTCTATGGGACAAGGTTTGCGAAAGGAATGCCTTCGGGAATGGCCCTTCCAAACCGCATCGTTAACAAGCTTCTCGTGTGGGCGGTGCGCATTCTATTTGGTCGAGAAATGACGGATGAGGCAACGTGTTACAAAGCGGTCCGGACGGATTTGCTTAAGAGCTTGGAGCTCGAATGCCAGCGGTTCGAGTTTTGTCCGGAGGTCACGGCAAAAGTGATCCGTTTGCGGGAGCAGATCCTCGAAGTGCCCGTAAAATATGTGCCGCGATCGGTCGAAGCGGGGAAGAAGATTCGGTGGACTGACGCCCCCGAGGCGTTCTACACACTTTGGCGCTATCGCAACTGGAAAGGGCCGGAGGATTGA
- a CDS encoding enoyl-CoA hydratase/isomerase family protein — protein sequence MLRSDRRGPVLHLTLDRPEVRNAFNDELIAALAGAFDGLDSDVRVVVLGGEGKAFSAGGDLEWMRRAADYTVEQNYADAMKLGGLFEAIAGCAALVVARVHGAAFGGGCGLVAAADVAVAAEGTLFAFSEVRLGLVPATISKFVVPKIGAGHARALFTTGEAFDAERALRIGLVHHVAGLDEIDARVEEVVKTTLKNGPRAVAQAKRLAQQLGEAVEMAPLARMLAEARAGEEGREGVAAFLDKRPASFVAEG from the coding sequence ATGCTCCGTTCAGACCGACGCGGCCCCGTGCTGCACCTGACCCTCGACCGGCCCGAAGTCCGCAACGCATTTAACGACGAACTGATCGCGGCCCTTGCGGGCGCCTTCGATGGGCTGGATAGCGACGTCCGCGTCGTCGTCCTGGGCGGAGAAGGGAAGGCCTTCAGCGCGGGTGGCGACCTGGAGTGGATGCGTCGCGCGGCGGACTACACGGTCGAGCAGAACTATGCGGACGCCATGAAGCTCGGGGGCCTCTTTGAGGCTATCGCGGGATGTGCGGCGTTGGTGGTCGCCCGGGTCCACGGCGCGGCCTTCGGGGGCGGGTGTGGCCTGGTCGCGGCCGCAGACGTGGCCGTGGCGGCGGAAGGCACGCTCTTCGCCTTTAGCGAGGTCCGCCTCGGCCTAGTCCCGGCGACGATCTCAAAGTTTGTCGTGCCGAAGATCGGGGCGGGCCATGCGCGCGCGCTCTTCACCACGGGCGAGGCCTTCGACGCTGAGAGGGCGCTTCGCATCGGTCTTGTGCACCACGTCGCCGGATTGGACGAAATAGACGCACGGGTCGAAGAGGTCGTGAAGACGACGCTCAAGAACGGGCCGAGGGCCGTCGCCCAAGCCAAGCGTCTCGCCCAACAGTTGGGCGAAGCGGTCGAGATGGCGCCGCTGGCGCGTATGCTGGCCGAAGCGCGCGCCGGGGAGGAGGGCCGCGAGGGAGTCGCCGCCTTCCTGGATAAGCGCCCGGCGTCTTTCGTCGCGGAGGGCTAG
- the nusG gene encoding transcription termination/antitermination factor NusG produces MARAWYAVHTISGHENKVKELLTRRATMERVWNLDIFEILIPTEQEMTTRAGKRVTREKKVFPGYILVQMNLTDDTYKIVKGTSGVTGFVQSGNRPIPLEQYEVDRIMRNLESSKEAPKVAFNKEDVIRVIDGPFVDYTGKIEEVNPEKEQVKVLISIFGRDTPVELKFDQIEKM; encoded by the coding sequence GTGGCCAGGGCCTGGTACGCCGTCCACACCATCTCCGGTCACGAGAACAAGGTCAAGGAGCTGCTGACGCGCCGCGCGACCATGGAGCGCGTGTGGAACCTCGACATTTTTGAGATCCTGATCCCCACGGAGCAGGAGATGACGACCCGCGCCGGCAAGCGCGTGACCCGCGAGAAGAAGGTCTTCCCCGGCTATATCCTCGTCCAAATGAACTTGACGGACGACACCTACAAGATCGTGAAGGGCACGTCTGGGGTGACGGGCTTCGTCCAGAGCGGCAACCGGCCGATCCCGCTCGAACAGTACGAGGTGGACCGGATCATGCGCAATCTGGAGAGCAGTAAGGAGGCGCCCAAGGTCGCGTTCAACAAAGAAGACGTCATCCGCGTCATCGACGGCCCGTTCGTCGATTACACCGGCAAGATCGAAGAGGTCAACCCGGAAAAGGAACAGGTCAAGGTGCTTATCTCGATCTTCGGGCGCGACACGCCAGTCGAACTCAAGTTCGACCAGATCGAAAAGATGTAG
- a CDS encoding PilT/PilU family type 4a pilus ATPase, translating to MPTAPGGGFLPALAAQDAHMREPASIELRDLIQEGYDLAASDVMIKCGHKPMIKQYSAVKAMPGEWPTLDEEHITRMLYSVMNERQRKKFEATNEMDLAFHLEDKCRVRTNVYRQRGGPAAVMRIIPSRMRSLEELGLPTVLGEQTKHRQGLILVTGPTGSGKTTTLAALIDIINSTRPVHIVTIEDPLEIEHQDKTGYVSQREVGMDTDDFMPALRAVVREAPDVILIGEMRDTTTMHAAMQAGETGHLVFSSVHTASAYETLDRIINMFPPHEKAHLCQRLANSLRGIIAQKLVPRADGNGRVVVPEILICTPTVSKAIEDGHFGDLYHLMNEGGFWGMQTMNQGLARYVKAGIIAEEVALNYAGIVSELKQMLRR from the coding sequence TTGCCAACCGCGCCCGGCGGCGGCTTTCTGCCCGCCCTGGCCGCACAGGACGCCCACATGCGTGAACCGGCTTCGATCGAACTTCGCGACCTCATCCAGGAGGGTTACGACCTCGCTGCCTCTGACGTGATGATCAAATGCGGCCACAAGCCCATGATCAAGCAGTATTCCGCCGTTAAGGCCATGCCGGGCGAGTGGCCCACGCTTGACGAAGAGCACATCACACGCATGCTGTACTCGGTGATGAACGAGCGGCAACGGAAGAAGTTCGAGGCCACGAACGAGATGGACCTCGCCTTCCACCTGGAAGACAAGTGCCGTGTCCGCACGAACGTCTACCGCCAGCGGGGCGGCCCTGCCGCCGTCATGCGCATCATCCCATCGCGCATGCGCTCGCTGGAAGAGCTCGGCCTGCCGACCGTGCTCGGTGAGCAGACCAAGCACCGCCAGGGCTTGATCCTGGTCACGGGGCCCACCGGTTCGGGCAAGACCACGACCCTCGCGGCGCTGATCGATATCATCAACTCCACGCGCCCGGTCCACATCGTCACGATTGAGGACCCGCTAGAGATCGAGCACCAGGATAAGACCGGCTACGTCAGCCAGCGCGAGGTCGGCATGGACACCGACGACTTTATGCCGGCTCTGCGCGCCGTGGTGCGCGAAGCTCCGGACGTGATCCTCATCGGTGAGATGCGCGACACGACGACGATGCACGCCGCCATGCAGGCCGGTGAGACCGGCCACTTGGTCTTCTCCTCGGTTCATACCGCGAGCGCCTACGAGACGCTCGACCGCATCATCAACATGTTCCCGCCGCACGAGAAGGCGCACCTTTGCCAGCGCCTGGCCAACTCGCTTCGCGGCATCATCGCCCAGAAGCTTGTGCCGCGCGCGGACGGCAACGGCCGCGTGGTCGTGCCGGAGATCCTGATCTGCACGCCGACCGTCAGCAAGGCGATCGAGGACGGCCACTTCGGCGACCTCTACCACCTGATGAATGAAGGCGGCTTCTGGGGGATGCAGACGATGAACCAGGGCCTCGCCAGATACGTGAAGGCAGGGATCATCGCGGAAGAGGTCGCGCTGAACTACGCGGGCATCGTTTCCGAACTGAAGCAGATGCTGCGCCGCTGA
- a CDS encoding type IV pilus twitching motility protein PilT — MPEILDDLLHRLVELDGSDLHIKVDNPPLMRLRGELERLDVPPLSEQQVHDMLFGILTEEKRDRLENFKECDLSYAVPGLARFRVNLYWQRQHVGGVFRLIPYKIRTIDELRIPQVTKRIALLPRGLVLVTGPTGSGKSTSLAAMINHINENSLKHIMTIEDPIEYVHQDKKSVINQRELGTDTHSFSDALRHVMRQNPDVILVGEMRDLETIQLAITAAETGHLVFSTLHTVDAAQTIDRIVDVFDPDQQAQIRTQLSVTLQAVVSQTLLPTKQGTGRVAAFEVMTATPAIRTMIRDGKTHSLYHDIQTGHEHGMQTLDGCLLGLLKDGLIDYEHALAKSSNTSEFASRAAHMVVAGA; from the coding sequence ATGCCTGAGATCCTAGACGACCTGCTCCACCGCCTCGTCGAGCTCGATGGCAGCGACCTTCATATCAAGGTCGACAATCCGCCGCTCATGCGTCTGCGCGGCGAGCTTGAGCGTCTGGACGTGCCGCCCCTATCCGAGCAGCAGGTTCACGACATGCTGTTCGGCATCCTGACCGAGGAGAAGCGCGACAGGCTCGAAAACTTTAAAGAGTGCGACCTTTCTTACGCCGTCCCCGGTCTCGCCCGGTTTCGTGTTAACCTTTATTGGCAGCGCCAACATGTCGGCGGCGTCTTCCGGTTGATCCCTTACAAAATCCGCACTATCGACGAGTTGCGGATCCCGCAAGTCACCAAGCGGATCGCCTTGCTTCCGCGCGGGCTTGTGCTCGTGACGGGACCGACGGGCAGCGGCAAATCCACAAGCTTGGCCGCAATGATCAACCATATCAATGAGAACTCCTTAAAGCACATCATGACGATCGAAGACCCGATCGAGTATGTGCACCAGGATAAGAAATCGGTGATCAACCAGCGGGAACTGGGGACCGACACCCATAGCTTTTCTGACGCGCTTCGCCACGTTATGCGCCAAAACCCCGACGTGATCCTGGTCGGCGAGATGCGCGACCTTGAGACGATCCAGCTTGCGATCACGGCCGCCGAGACCGGGCACTTGGTGTTCTCGACCCTGCACACGGTGGACGCGGCGCAGACCATCGACCGCATCGTCGACGTCTTCGACCCGGACCAGCAAGCCCAAATCCGCACACAGCTCAGCGTCACGCTGCAAGCGGTCGTGAGCCAGACCCTCTTGCCCACAAAGCAGGGCACGGGCCGGGTCGCCGCCTTTGAAGTCATGACCGCCACGCCGGCGATCCGCACCATGATCCGCGACGGCAAGACGCACAGCCTCTACCACGACATCCAGACCGGCCACGAACACGGCATGCAGACTTTGGACGGTTGTTTGCTCGGGCTGCTTAAGGACGGCCTAATCGATTACGAGCACGCGCTGGCCAAATCGAGCAACACGAGCGAGTTCGCTTCGCGCGCGGCCCACATGGTTGTCGCGGGCGCCTGA
- the secE gene encoding preprotein translocase subunit SecE, producing MSERPEGAPMVKIGRRGLTGFFRDVQREMRQVNWPTRQETTRLTGVVLGVCGLIALMLTVLSFLFEAALRMLGLGGGG from the coding sequence ATGAGTGAACGCCCAGAAGGCGCGCCGATGGTGAAGATCGGCAGACGCGGCCTCACCGGATTTTTTAGGGACGTGCAGCGCGAAATGCGCCAGGTCAACTGGCCGACCCGTCAAGAGACCACCCGGCTGACCGGTGTGGTCTTGGGGGTCTGCGGCCTCATCGCGCTCATGCTCACGGTCTTGTCGTTCCTCTTCGAAGCCGCGCTTCGGATGCTGGGCTTAGGGGGAGGGGGCTAG